From a single Asticcacaulis sp. MM231 genomic region:
- a CDS encoding SufE family protein: MSEFQARLNDLLDEFELFDDWEDRYRYIIDLGKDLALLEDTEKTDVTKVLGCASQVWLMIDPAPEGILRFRGESDAFIVKGLIAVLVRLLDGLTYSEIQDFSIRDTLTKLGLNEALSSQRTNGLMSMVERLKRATA; this comes from the coding sequence ATGTCCGAATTTCAAGCCCGCCTGAACGATCTGCTCGATGAATTCGAGCTGTTCGACGACTGGGAGGACCGCTACCGCTACATCATCGATCTCGGCAAGGATCTGGCGCTGCTTGAAGACACGGAAAAGACCGATGTCACCAAGGTGCTCGGCTGCGCCTCGCAGGTCTGGCTGATGATCGATCCGGCGCCCGAAGGGATACTGCGTTTTCGCGGCGAGTCCGACGCGTTTATCGTCAAGGGGCTGATCGCGGTGCTGGTGCGGTTGCTCGATGGTTTGACGTATAGCGAGATTCAGGACTTCTCGATCCGCGACACCCTGACGAAGCTCGGCCTTAACGAAGCGCTGTCATCACAACGCACCAACGGCCTGATGTCGATGGTCGAGCGCCTGAAACGCGCGACGGCCTAA
- a CDS encoding VOC family protein, with product MPVTGIGGFFFRSDDPKALSAWYQKHLGVGGYDWQQSAGPTIVAPFARATDYFPASKAYMLNLRVTGLDALLAQLSDAGIGIVRNPEWDTPETGRFARIHDPEGNPIELWEPPAE from the coding sequence ATGCCCGTAACAGGTATCGGCGGTTTTTTCTTCCGCTCAGACGATCCCAAGGCGCTTTCGGCTTGGTATCAAAAGCATCTCGGCGTCGGTGGCTATGACTGGCAGCAGTCGGCGGGCCCGACCATCGTGGCGCCCTTCGCCAGGGCCACGGATTATTTCCCCGCTTCGAAGGCCTATATGCTGAACCTGCGGGTCACGGGTCTTGACGCCTTGCTGGCTCAGTTGTCAGACGCCGGTATTGGGATTGTGAGAAATCCTGAGTGGGACACACCGGAAACCGGCCGCTTCGCCCGCATCCACGATCCCGAAGGCAATCCGATCGAGCTGTGGGAACCGCCAGCAGAGTAG
- a CDS encoding GFA family protein → MLTGSCHCGKAGWTLHGDPGSITACNCTLCRRYGTLWAYDYEGERIAIKGQTASYTRVEKDTPTLEILFCPVCACVVSWRGLELEADGRRRIAVNIRLTLPDPVQDLPIDHFDGLDSFEDLPSRGRCVRDLWF, encoded by the coding sequence ATGCTGACAGGCTCGTGTCATTGCGGAAAAGCAGGCTGGACACTTCATGGTGATCCGGGCTCCATAACGGCTTGTAATTGCACGCTATGCCGCCGTTACGGTACGCTCTGGGCCTACGATTACGAAGGGGAGCGCATAGCGATCAAGGGGCAAACGGCCTCATATACGCGCGTCGAAAAAGACACGCCGACCCTTGAAATACTGTTCTGCCCTGTCTGCGCCTGTGTCGTAAGCTGGCGGGGGCTAGAACTCGAAGCCGATGGCCGCAGACGCATCGCCGTCAATATACGTCTGACGCTACCCGATCCCGTGCAGGATCTTCCGATTGATCATTTCGACGGGTTGGACAGTTTTGAAGACCTGCCATCCAGGGGGCGCTGCGTGCGCGATCTCTGGTTTTAG
- a CDS encoding HAMP domain-containing sensor histidine kinase, with amino-acid sequence MSFQTSISGASAQGQTAETPNWNLEAAQQADKDVAKRAFLRMVSHELRTPLNSIIGFSDILNQELYGPLGSPQYVEYAGIIRDSGTKLLNLFNNFIDIVRLEGGGDLKPAPERVLPALQDAIAKVRNLATARGVTLYNRMLDEDLMAVSDPRGLASCLDHLLRNAIDFTAEGDTVEVNARPATEGHVDITIFNRGNAPDQADIERLMRPFEQGDNAVNRVHEGAGLGWAIVKLNAEAMGGAFGVVSRQGEALKAILRLKAV; translated from the coding sequence ATGTCTTTCCAGACGTCCATATCAGGGGCGTCCGCTCAAGGCCAGACCGCGGAAACGCCGAACTGGAACCTTGAGGCGGCGCAGCAGGCCGACAAGGATGTCGCCAAGCGCGCCTTCCTGCGCATGGTCAGCCACGAACTGCGTACCCCGCTCAACAGCATCATCGGCTTTTCGGATATCCTCAATCAGGAACTCTATGGTCCGCTCGGCTCGCCGCAATATGTCGAATACGCCGGCATTATCCGCGACAGCGGCACCAAGCTTTTAAATCTGTTCAATAATTTCATCGACATCGTGCGGCTGGAAGGCGGCGGCGATCTCAAGCCGGCGCCCGAACGGGTGCTGCCTGCCCTGCAGGACGCCATCGCCAAGGTGCGCAATCTGGCCACGGCGCGCGGCGTCACCCTCTATAACCGGATGCTTGACGAAGACCTGATGGCCGTTTCCGATCCGCGCGGCCTGGCCTCGTGCCTCGATCACCTGCTGCGCAACGCCATCGATTTCACCGCCGAGGGCGATACGGTCGAGGTCAATGCCCGCCCGGCGACGGAAGGCCATGTCGATATCACCATTTTCAACCGCGGCAATGCGCCGGATCAGGCCGATATCGAACGCCTGATGCGCCCCTTCGAGCAGGGTGATAACGCGGTCAACCGTGTTCACGAAGGCGCCGGTCTGGGCTGGGCCATCGTCAAGCTCAATGCCGAGGCCATGGGCGGCGCGTTCGGCGTCGTGTCGCGTCAGGGCGAGGCGCTAAAAGCGATCCTGCGCCTGAAGGCGGTATAG